The Bacteroidota bacterium sequence GTGCCCGCCGGGTAGCTTTTACCTCGGTTATCTGGCCATCCTTCACTACCCACAGGGGTCTGTTTGCGCCAGCAAAGTATACTTTTCTTTCGGCCAGGTCTAGCTTCAGCAGCGCCAGGTCCATGCCATCCGCAGCACCTGATCCGCCCACATGCTGGTTCAGGCTCCGGCGTATGCCCTGGTCCATAGCTTCCAGGATTTGCGGCAGGCTTTTCATGTGCTTGGTTTGTATATCCAGGTTCAGCAGGCTCTGGCCCAGTGCGGTCATCATGGCACCTGGCACGCCATGGCCCGTACAGTCGCCCAGCGCCACATAGGCCGCCTCGTCTACCCGGGCTACCCAGTAGAAGTCTCCACCTATCATTTCCTTTGGCTTATTCAGCACCCACAGGGGCACGGATAACTCTGCCAGTTCATCGGCCCCAGGCAGCATGGCATTCTGCAGCCGCTGGGCGTACACAATGCTGTCTCGTATATCCTGGGCCTGCTGCTGTATTGTATCCAGGCTACGGGCCAGTTCCTCGTTTTTATCCTGGGTATCCAGCAGCAGGTCGGCTATACGTATTTCGGCCTTGTAGTTCAGCCGTATCTGTTGGCCGATGGTGGCTGCCAGTACCATAAAGGCAAGAATTTGGGTGATAATCAGGATAACGTTTGTTTCCTGTGGCTTCAGGTCGGGCAGCCCTGCCACCACCAGGTAGGGCCGGATGTACTGAAAGCAGAGGAAGAAGATGGCTGATACGCCCACGCCCAGGGCCAGGTAGCGCCACTCGCGGGCATCGAACAGGAGGGTGGGCAGGAGGGAAAATGCCAGCAGCAGCACAATGCCTGGGGGTACATCCAGGCTGAGGGGAGAGGTACGGGCCAGGCTGAAGGAGGCTACCAGAATGGGGGCCAGGGCGATAACCAGCCTGGCCAGCTGGTGGTAGCCCTGCCGGAGCAGTAAAAAGCTGAGGCCAATGCTGATGCCTGCCAGCAGCATGGTACTGTCTTGGGGCAGGCCCAGTACATGGGTCATAACCTCTACCACCAGCACCAGCACACTGAGCACGATGATAAGCCCGGTGGTAATCACCAGCTTGCGCTGCACGTAGTCGGGCATTTCATCCCGAACACCGAAGTAAAGTATGTTTCGCAGGGTCCTTTTCATCCCACAATCTTAGGAGGAAAAAAGGGCTGCTATACTGGTGCTAAATCATTGACTATTTCATTTTTTCTCTACCAACTTAGGCCAGCGAAATGCCCATTAGCAGCATGTCGTCCTGCTGCGCGTAGGTGCCTTTCCAGGTTCGGATGTGCTGCTCCAGCAGGTTTAGTTGCACGGCTGCCGGTTTGCCCTGTAGCTGTTCCTCTATCAGCTTTTGCAGTCCGGCCTGGGTAAATTTTTTGCCATCCAGGCTGCTCAGCTGGTCTGTTATCCCATCTGTAAACAGGTAGAGCGCACTATAGCCCTTGAAGGAGAAGCTGTGTAGCTCAAATTCAACGTCCTGAAGGAATTTTCCGCCCAAGCCCCGCTTAGTGGGCTTTATCTCTTGCACTTTTCCTTTGCTCACTAGCCATAGCGGCCTGTTTGCCCCACTGTAGGTTAGTTTTTTCTGTGCCAGATCCAGGTGTACGAGCGCAATATCCATCCCGTCGTGTGCCGTAGCATACTGCTCGTCCTGGCTTAGCGCCTCCTGTATGTCCAGGTGCAGGCTTTCCAGTATCTTGGCGGGGTTAGTCTGTTGTTTTACGGCCACTTCCTGGTTTATGAGGCTTAGGCCCAGCGCTGCCAGCATGGCCCCCGGTACGCCATGGCCTGTGCAGTCTGCCACGGCCAGGTAGTATCCGTCTTTTGCCTCGTGTAGCCAGAAAAAATCTCCGCCTACTACCTCTCGGGGCTGGTAGTACACAAAGGAATCGGGCGGAAAGCGGGCTAGCAGGTTGTCGTGCGGCAATAGGGCGTTCTTCAGTTTTCTGGCATACTCTATTCCGGCGGTTATGTGCTCAGCCTGGTCGTTTATGATGCTTAGGCTTTGCTTTAGCTCCTCATTCTGTTCCTCCGTGGATTCCAGTATGTGGCTTATTCTATTCTCGGCCTTGTAGTTTATCCATACCAGGCGCGAGAGACAGATAAACAGGGTGGCAACACTTAGCCCATCGATGATGTGCCGGGTAATAATAAACTTGGTAGAACCTACTGGATCAAAGTTTATTTCGTCGGCCTCGAAGTAGGCACGATAGTGATGAAAGCCCAGGAAAACGGCTGCGTTCAGCAGCAGCGCGGCGCTCATGTGCTTCCATTCTCGTGCATCGAACAGAACCGTGGGCAGAATGGTGAAGGAGAGAATGAGCGGTATGCCGATCGGGATGGGCAGGCTTGCGGGGGTTACATAAGCCACACTATTTGCGCTAAGCGCGGTAGGACAAACCGAAAGCAGCCAGCGTGCTACAAGGTGGTGGCCATACCGGTTGAGGATAAAGCAAGGAATAGCCACGACAAGGCCCCGCAGAAGTGGATAATCATGCGTTTGCCCCAGCACCCACTCCATTACCTCAATCACCAGGGTTATGGCCAGTAGTGCCAGCATGATGGAGTTTGTCAGCCGCACTTTTCTGCGCTGATACTCCGCCAGGTGTGCATAGGCGCCTATATTGATGATATAGTCTATTGTTCTCTTCACACAATACGATTAATCACCAAAAAATTACTGGATAAAAATGAATAACCCGAGAATTCGGCAATTTATTACTCAAATATTCGCTGATCGTTCAGCCAGGCGTGGTAGGCACGTGCAGCCTGGTTGTGCTCTGCCAGGGTGCGGCTAAAGGTGTGGTAGCCTACCTTTTGGGCACTGGCACAGAAGTAATAATACGCGTGCTGCTCGGCCCCCAGTACAGCCTCGATGCTGCTTTTCTCGGGCAGGTTAATGGGCCCGGGTGGCAGGCCTGTGTGCCGGTAGGTATTGTAGGGGTTATCTTCGGTGGCTTCTATATGTCGCTTGAGTATGCGCTTGAGGGCAAAGTCGCCCAGGGCAAACTTCACGGTGGGGTCGGCCTCCAGGCGCATGCCCTTGCGCAGGCGGTTCAGGTACACCCCGGCCACACGGGCTTTCTCGCTGTTTCGGTTGGTTTCGGCCTGTACAATGCTGGCTAGCGTCATCACCTCTATGGGCGTTAGCCCCAGGGCTTCGGCCTGTGCCTGGCGTTGGGGGGTCCAGTAGCGGTCATACTCTTTCTTCATGCGCAGCACCAGGTTTTTGGCGCTGGTAGTCCAGTACAGCTGGTAGGTGTCGGGTATAAAGTAGGCCGGTAGGGTCTGCGGGTTTGCCCCCAGCGAATCCAGCAGTCGGGGATCTTTCAGTGCAGCCTGTAGTTCCGCCTTGCTGAAGCGAAATCGGGGGGCTACCGTCTGTGCCCACTCGTCCAGGGTGCGGTGGCTGATGAAGCTGAGTCGAACAGGTTCCTGTAGTCCTGCCCGCAGCATGCGTATCAGGGCCCGGTTGTGCAGGCCGGGCTTCAGCGCATAGCGTCCTGCCTTTGCTTTCTCCAGGTGCATTAGGCCAGCCAGGGTGCGGAACCGGCCCGGGTTTTGCAGGCCTGCTTCCTCCAGTATGGGTATCAGGCTGTCTAGCTGGGTATCTGTGTGCAGGTAGAGCAGCTGTGGCTGCTGCTTGGGCTTCATGCTGGGTGTGTACAGATACAGATAGCCGCCTAGCCCCAGCAAAAGGCCCCCCACTAGCAGCAGGCCAATGAAAATGAGTAGCCCGGTTCTTCTTTTCCGAACCCGGTTCTTCTTTTTGCGCTTTTTTCGGCTCATGGCTGGGTAGAGTTCTGGGGGGGGTGGAACGCAAAAGAGGGTGCTGCCAATCTATTTGTCCTACGAAACTAATACTTATCGGGCAGCTAGGGTAGCTGCCGCAGGGCAGTTTTGGTTTTTAGCTCCAGGCCACGCCTGTAGGGGATGTGGTGGTACCGCAGGGCCGCCCGGTATTCGGCTCGGGCCTTGTCATAGTGGCGCAGGCGTGCAGCATCCTGGCCCAGGTAGTAGTGTGCATAGGCCTGCATCCAGCGTGCCTGGTCTGCTACGGGTGCCACCGCCAGCAGGTAGTAGTGCCTGGCCTGGCTGGGGCTGCTGGCTGCATACAGCCGCCCCAGGCGGTAGTACAGCTCCACCTGTAGGTCTGGGGCCAGCCTGCCCGCGTAGGGCAGAAACGCCTGGGCTGCCGATATGCCCTCGTCGTAGCGGCCAGCATCGTACAGCTGGCGCAGGCGCAGCAGGCCCATCTCCATGTGGCTCATGCGGTGCACGGCATAGCGTGCAGCCCAGTGCAGGGCGTATGCATCCTGGTCAAAAGACGCAGTACTCGACTGTTTCAGGATAGCCTGACACTGTAGCTGCATGGCCGCCGTTTGCCCTAGCAGTGCCTGCGCCTGAGCAATGCCGGCCAGGGCATCCAGCCGGTATAGCGGCCCGGGGCTAAGCTGTAGGAAACGCTGGAAGGCAGCGATGGCCTGCCCGTAGGCATCGGTGTAGAAATAAGCCTTGGCCCGCAGGTAGCAGATGTAGGGCAGGGCGGGCTCGTGCGGCCTCAGCTGCTCCAGGGTGCGCAGGGCCTGCTTGTGCTGGTGTGTTTCTTGCAGGTAGTGGGCGTACACATAGGCTAGCAGGGCCATATCCGGCTGCTGCTGATATAGCTGTGCAATGCGCTGCCCTGGGCCGTGCACCTGGCCTAGCAGGGTACGCTCTGCAAAGTAGCGCACCAGCTCATGCTCTGGCGGCAGCCAGGCAGCCGACTGCCGGATCATCTGTAGGCCGGTGCTCAGGTCTCCCTGCATGCCCATCAGCTTCACCAGCCACTGGTAGCTGTCGGGCACGGCACTCATGGCCAGCTGGATCAGCCCACCTATGCGCTGGGCTTGCGGGTCGGCCTGGCCCAGCTGCTGCACATGCTTGTTCAGCAGCTGCTGGGCTCTTTTCAGTGCCTGGCCGGCAGGTAGCATGCGGCCTGCCGAGGCCAGCACGACGGCCTGTTTCAGCTCAATCTCTGCCGGGTATAGCCAGCGCTTGCTGCCGGCCGGCTTCTGCTCCAGTGCGGCCAGCTGGCGGGCACTGGCCTGTGTGTAGGTG is a genomic window containing:
- a CDS encoding SpoIIE family protein phosphatase encodes the protein MKRTLRNILYFGVRDEMPDYVQRKLVITTGLIIVLSVLVLVVEVMTHVLGLPQDSTMLLAGISIGLSFLLLRQGYHQLARLVIALAPILVASFSLARTSPLSLDVPPGIVLLLAFSLLPTLLFDAREWRYLALGVGVSAIFFLCFQYIRPYLVVAGLPDLKPQETNVILIITQILAFMVLAATIGQQIRLNYKAEIRIADLLLDTQDKNEELARSLDTIQQQAQDIRDSIVYAQRLQNAMLPGADELAELSVPLWVLNKPKEMIGGDFYWVARVDEAAYVALGDCTGHGVPGAMMTALGQSLLNLDIQTKHMKSLPQILEAMDQGIRRSLNQHVGGSGAADGMDLALLKLDLAERKVYFAGANRPLWVVKDGQITEVKATRRALGGPYQPDIPYEETVMPMEAADLLYLFSDGITDQTGGPQQRKYTATRLRSLITETLASLPAEAQRQAMEAELKQWMQTQEQLDDMLCIGIDLRTHTR
- a CDS encoding SpoIIE family protein phosphatase yields the protein MKRTIDYIINIGAYAHLAEYQRRKVRLTNSIMLALLAITLVIEVMEWVLGQTHDYPLLRGLVVAIPCFILNRYGHHLVARWLLSVCPTALSANSVAYVTPASLPIPIGIPLILSFTILPTVLFDAREWKHMSAALLLNAAVFLGFHHYRAYFEADEINFDPVGSTKFIITRHIIDGLSVATLFICLSRLVWINYKAENRISHILESTEEQNEELKQSLSIINDQAEHITAGIEYARKLKNALLPHDNLLARFPPDSFVYYQPREVVGGDFFWLHEAKDGYYLAVADCTGHGVPGAMLAALGLSLINQEVAVKQQTNPAKILESLHLDIQEALSQDEQYATAHDGMDIALVHLDLAQKKLTYSGANRPLWLVSKGKVQEIKPTKRGLGGKFLQDVEFELHSFSFKGYSALYLFTDGITDQLSSLDGKKFTQAGLQKLIEEQLQGKPAAVQLNLLEQHIRTWKGTYAQQDDMLLMGISLA
- the mltG gene encoding endolytic transglycosylase MltG, which codes for MSRKKRKKKNRVRKRRTGLLIFIGLLLVGGLLLGLGGYLYLYTPSMKPKQQPQLLYLHTDTQLDSLIPILEEAGLQNPGRFRTLAGLMHLEKAKAGRYALKPGLHNRALIRMLRAGLQEPVRLSFISHRTLDEWAQTVAPRFRFSKAELQAALKDPRLLDSLGANPQTLPAYFIPDTYQLYWTTSAKNLVLRMKKEYDRYWTPQRQAQAEALGLTPIEVMTLASIVQAETNRNSEKARVAGVYLNRLRKGMRLEADPTVKFALGDFALKRILKRHIEATEDNPYNTYRHTGLPPGPINLPEKSSIEAVLGAEQHAYYYFCASAQKVGYHTFSRTLAEHNQAARAYHAWLNDQRIFE